The Salvelinus fontinalis isolate EN_2023a chromosome 9, ASM2944872v1, whole genome shotgun sequence sequence CTTTATACCCCACctcttcacccctcctcctctacccctccacctctacccctccacccctcctcctcaatctttcctcctctacccttcctcctctttctccctcctcctctacccctcctcctctacccctcctcctctatccctcctcctctacccttcctcctctttctccctcctctacccctcctcctctacccttcctcctctttctccctcctcctctatcccttctcctctatccctcctcctctacccctccactacccctctcttttttctccctcctcatctacccctcctcctcctctaccccacatctacccctctactacccctctcctttttctccctcctcctctacccctcctcctcctctacccctcctcctctacccctctcctttttctccctcctcctctacccctcctcctctacccctcctcctctttctccctccttctctacccctcctcctctacctctacctctacccctcctcctctttctccctcctcctcattctccctcctcctcattctccctcctcctcattctccctcctcctcattctccctcctcctcattctccctcctcctcattctccgtcctcctctacccctctcctttttctccctcctcctctacccctctcctttttctccctcctcctctacccctcctcctctttctccctccttctctacccctcctcctctaccactcctcctctaccccacctctacccctccactacccctctcccttttctccctcctcttctacccctcctcctctacccctcttcttTATCTTACCCTCTACCTCCCCATCATACTCATCCTCTGCCCCTCACCATCTCTTCCTTCTttaccctctcttctcctctacctctcctcctctacccctcctcctctaccccttctcctctgtctgtctgtctgtcttcagatTTATTCTCCTGACCACACCAGTAGCAGTGAAAACTCCTCCACATCAGACAGGTCTccgtctccatctccatctccacacACAGGCTCTGGCCCCCCAGCTAACCCGTGGCACACAGGCTCTGCAACTGGCCCCACAGCTAACCCGTGGCACACAGGCTCTGCAACTGGCCCCACAGCTAACCCGCGGCACACAGGCTCTGCAACTGGCCCCACAGCTAACCCGTGGCACACAGGCTCTGCAACTGGCCCCACAGCTAACCCGTGGCACACATCTGCTCAGGCCTCTCCTTCCCCCAGTTACCAGTGTTCTCCTATATCTCTGGTAAGGACATGGAGCTCTGTGACACTCACTTGTCATACAAGACAATCTACACATACGGTAGCTCGAGTTTTAATTTGAAttgatataactataactaaaCAATTATTTTTGGGGTTatagttgcctagttaaataaagaaaaaatgtATAACCAACCTCAATCGATGTAATCGTTTATATTCTCTCATGACAATAACACAccgtctctctccacctctctctttctcgctcgctcccctaccccttctctctctctcactcactcccctaccccttctctctctctctcgctcccctgccccttctctctctctctcactcccctaccccttctctctctctctctctctctctcactcccctaccccttctctctctctctcgctcccctaccccttctctctctctcgctctcttgctcccctaccccttctctctctctcgctcccctaccccttctctctctctctctctccctgccctccccccccccttctcgctctagtCTCAGTTGGAGGATCGTCTAGATAGACTGGATGACGTGGTCTATGTTCTGCATGACCATGCGGTGGGACCCATCCACAGCCTGCCCTCTGACATCCACAGCCTGTTGAACCAGGCCAACCATGGACACATCCACAACACCCCTCTACCAGGgacacaccacagacacagaGCCACCACGGCACATGGCACAGCCATGGTGAGACACATTCCTTACTCTGTGAAAGTCTTTCAGGTTGTGGCTGTTTTGTGTATGATAATGTGTCTCGAAAGGCTAttggccactgtgtgtgtgtgtgcccacccACTGCtctaccagtcaccagtcacgcTCTAGATATGGTATGGATATTTTCCACGTCATTTTCAACATATTTTCCACTTGTCATTTCAACATATTTTCCACATGTGATTTCAACATATTTTCCACATGTCATTTCAACATATTTTCCACTTGTCATTTTCAAAGTATTTTCCACTTGTCATTTCAACATATTTTCCACGTGTCATTTCAACATATTTTCCACGTGTCATTTCAACATATTTTCCACGTGTCATTTCAACATATTTTCCACGTGTCATTTCAACATATTTTCCACGTGTCATTTCAACATATTTTCCACGTGTCATTTCAACATATTTTCCACGTGTCATTTCAACATATTTTCCACATGTGTCAACATATTTTCCACGTGTGATTTCAACATATTTTCCACATGTCATTTCAACATATTTTCCACGTGTCATTTCAACATATTTTCCACATGTCGTGTCAACATATTTTCCACATGTCATTTCAACATATTTTCCACATGTCATTTCAACATATTTTCCATAACGGGAGGAGTGTTTTTCTGGAAAtaaagaacagagaggaacatgTTTAATTTAATTTGCCGTGGGTCTGGAAAGTCTATCTATGTGTGGATACTATTCTGTCAAGGACCAGTTAACGACATGGACAGGGAatacatagcctggtcccagaacgGTTAGTGCTGTCTTGCCACTCCATTGCTCTCACTGTCATGGCACAGCAATGGAGtaagcaagacagcacaaacagatctggaaccaggctacaaATCCTACACCACTTACATATCAGTGTCTCTTTCCTTCCTGGGGATTGAGCCCAGCTGTAGTGGTGTAAGTCCAGACAGAGGACAGAGTGATGGAAATTGGTCTACGTTACATTTAGAGGACAGAGTGATGGAAATTGGTCTACGTTACATTTAGAGGACAGAGTGATGGAAATTGGTCTACATTACATTTAGAGGACAGAGTGATGGAAATTGGTCTACGTTACATTTAGAGGACAGAGTGATGGAAATTGGTCTACATTACATTTAGAGGACAGAGTGATGGAAATTGGTCTACATTACATTTAGAGGACAGAGTGATGGAAATTGGTCTACGTTACATTTAGAGGACAGAGTGATGGAAATAGGTCTACATTACATTTAGAGGACAGAGTGATGGAAATTGGTCTACATTACATTTAGAGGACAGAGTGATGGAAATAGGTCTACGTTACATTTAGAGGACAGAGTGATGGAAATTGGTCTACATTACATTTAGAGGACAGAGTGATGGAAATTGGTCTACATTACATTTAGAGGACAGAGTGATGGAAATTGGTCTACGTTACATTTAGAGGACAGAGTGATGGAAATTGGTCTACGTTACATTTAGAGGACAGAGTGATGGAAATTGGTCTACATTACATTTAGAGGACAGAGTGATGGAAATAGGTCTATGTTACATTTAGAGGACAGAGTGATGGAAATTGGTCTACATTACATTTAGAGGACAGAGTGATGGAAATTGGTCTACATTACATTTAGAGGACAGAGTGATGGAAATTGGTCTACATTACATTTAGAGGACAGAGTGATGGAAATTGGTCTACATTACATTTAGAGGACAGAGTGATGGAAATTGGTCTACGTTACATTTAGAGGACAGAGTGATGGAAATTGGTCTACGTTACATTTAGAGGACAGAGTGATGGAAATTGGTCTACATTACATTTAGAGGACAGTGATGGAAATAGGTCTACATTACATTTTAGAGGATATAGAACTGTCTAATCCCTATTTGGGGTATTACATTCATTCAGTTTTCCAGGGATATGTGTGTCCATTAAAATGAATGATTCCTGAACAGAATTAGGGGCTATGGGGATTATAACATCCTCTGTGATTAAATTCATTCTGTGAGATAAACAGGGATCTGTTCAGGGATACAGAATTTGGTGACCTATTTGTCATTATGTGGGAGAGGcagggtaggctagtggttagagcgttggactagtaacctggAAGGTTGCacgttcgaatccccgagctgacaaggtacaaacctgtcgttctgccccctgaaaaGGGcactttaacccactgttcttaggccatcattgaaaataagaatttgttcttaactgacttgcctagttaaataaaggttaaataaaaaattataccTCATCAAGAAATGTGGTAAATGTGTAATTTATTTATTAATAGTTAATATATGATTCTGTAAATGAAATACTGAACTTGTAGATGGTCTCTATGTAACctcttaacgtgtgtgtgtgtattgcaggTAGACACTGTCAATCTGAACAACAACTCCCACACTGCACTGCAGAGACGTTCACAGAATCAAAATGGCCACTCCTTCCCGGCAGGACTAGGTGGCTTGGAGCTGAAGTCGGAGGGTCTGGAGAGAGATGAGCAGTATGAGCTACATCACAGCCATCACAACCAgggtcacagacacagacacagctcTGACACCCACAGCCAGCGCTCCGACGAGGAGAGCGAGTCCCACAAGACACAAGGAGATAGCATGACCAGGTGAAGAGAGCAACATCAGCTAtatgctctctctctgccgctagactggtcccagatcagctaaatgctctctctctctgcctctagactggtcccagatcagctatatgctctctctctcagcatatAGACTCGTCCCAGATCAGctatattctctctctttctctctctctctctctgcccctctgcctctctctctctgcctctctctctctctctacctctagacTCATCCCAGATCAGCTATATGCGCTCTCTAGCTaactctagcctggtcccatatcAGCTTTCTCTCCAGTTCTGTTTTGtgctgttttttttaaacacatacgctaccagtcaaaagtttggacacacatacttattccagggtttttctttattttttttaactattttctacattgtagaataatagtgaagacatcaacactatggaataacacaaatggaatcatgtagtaaccaaaaaagtgttcaacaaatcaaaatatattttaaatttaagattcttcaaagtagccaccctttgccttgatgacagctttgcacaagctaggcattctctcaaccagcatcacgaagtagtcacctggaatgtatttcaattaacaggtgtatcTTGTTAAAGGTTCATTTGTGTAATTGTTTTGTCACatgaactgaaattaggcaaactattcgaattttagcaaccaggaaatggcgattTCGGCATAATGCCTCTTTGAGCATTACAATGATCATATCAGATGCATCTTTGTTTATGAACAACTTTTAAGAATGTTTCCCAAACAAGCAGGTAGAGGGAACATTCGCGAAGTGTGTCGTGACTACgtgtcgatactgataggatcgaaaAATAAACTCAGCGATGCTCTCTGAttagctttctccattcaaatatTCCCTTAGAATTAGAATCATTTAACAATAATGACGACGGATCAGCTCCCAGAGAGATATTACCACTTACGGCTGCAAATATCAAAGTTGGTGTTATTCTAAATGCTTACCCTATAATAGGCTAAGGCACTAAATGGAGATTTTGTATGTGCccgttgagcaaggcactttaaccctcatttgctccaggggtgcccCATTGCTATGGCTGACGCTGTAAAACAACACTTCACTGTGACAACAAAACATCTGTCTATAATTAGTCAAATAGAATTCAGTTGAAAGaacataaaataaaatagaatTTAAATATATATAGGCCT is a genomic window containing:
- the LOC129861963 gene encoding transcription factor 12-like isoform X2 is translated as MYCASYPVSTGTTSNNLLYCYNVKSDYSPHSVSPVEVNRGLPPMSTFHHNNPAASHTPSANSSENTTGNHSTGRSQTGAALGKALASIYSPDHTSSSENSSTSDRSPSPSPSPHTGSGPPANPWHTGSATGPTANPWHTGSATGPTANPRHTGSATGPTANPWHTGSATGPTANPWHTSAQASPSPSYQCSPISLSQLEDRLDRLDDVVYVLHDHAVGPIHSLPSDIHSLLNQANHGHIHNTPLPGTHHRHRATTAHGTAMVDTVNLNNNSHTALQRRSQNQNGHSFPAGLGGLELKSEGLERDEQYELHHSHHNQGHRHRHSSDTHSQRSDEESESHKTQGDSMTSSIHEDEDNLSPEQKAERERERRMTNNARERLRVRDINEAFKELGHMTQLHLKSEKPQTKLLVLHQAVAVILSLEQQVRERNLNPKAACLRRREQEKMLAGLTDAQGLQQHQASLHPGLDAAKPMGHL